In the genome of Rhodamnia argentea isolate NSW1041297 chromosome 3, ASM2092103v1, whole genome shotgun sequence, one region contains:
- the LOC115746549 gene encoding cytochrome P450 87A3-like isoform X1, with the protein MWALSIGALIIISITHWVYRWRYPRCDGNLPPGSMGWPLLGETLQFFTPNTTHDIAPFIKERMERYGAIFRTSLVGRPVVVSTDPDFNYFIFLKEGHLFESWYPDTFTEIFGRQNVGSLHGFMYRYLKNMVLYLFGPESLKKMLPEVEEVAIRRLEQWSNQGKVEVKDATASMIFHLTTKKLISHDSESSSENLRANFDAFIKGLISFPLNMPGTAYHKCLQGRKNAMRMLQNLMQERQAMPRKQPSDFFDYVLEELQKEGTILTEGIALDLMFVLLFASFETTSLALTLAMKFLSDHPRVLKQLTVCKILPFWLYCISEPIALKCWRTFPKSLCLWQEEHETILRKRDDASSGLSWKEYKSMTYTFQFINETVRLANIVPGIFRRALRDIQFKGMYNSIARPSNITRLINSCTTGRSIKLNVNAGYTIPAGWAVVACPPAVHLNPMKYEDPLSFNPERWEGIEVNGASKHFMAFGGGMRYCVGTDFTKIQMAVFLHCLVTKYRWQIIKGGNIVRTPGLQFPDGFHIQLRKKDALNLEDA; encoded by the exons ATGTGGGCGTTGAGCATTGGAGCTTTGATCATTATAAGCATCACACACTGGGTCTACAGATGGAGATATCCCAGATGTGATGGAAACCTTCCGCCAGGTTCAATGGGGTGGCCACTTCTAGGCGAGACCCTTCAGTTCTTCACTCCAAACACAACTCATGACATTGCTCCATTCATCAAAGAGAGAATGGAGAG GTATGGGGCAATATTTCGTACCAGTTTGGTTGGTCGTCCAGTTGTAGTATCGACCGACCCGGATTTCAATTACTTCATCTTTCTAAAAGAAGGGCATTTGTTCGAGAGCTGGTATCCAGACACCTTCACGGAGATCTTTGGGCGACAGAATGTCGGTTCTTTGCATGGTTTTATGTACAGGTACCTCAAGAACATGGTGCTCTATCTCTTTGGCCCAGAAAGCCTCAAGAAGATGCTCCCTGAAGTTGAGGAAGTTGCAATTCGAAGGTTAGAGCAGTGGTCAAATCAGGGCAAAGTCGAAGTAAAAGATGCAACTGCAAGT ATGATATTTCATTTGACAACAAAGAAGCTGATAAGTCATGACTCGGAGAGCTCGTCAGAGAATCTGAGAGCGAATTTTGATGCCTTTATAAAGGGATTGATTTCCTTTCCACTAAATATGCCTGGAACAGCCTATCACAAATGTCTACAG GGCAGGAAAAACGCAATGAGAATGCTGCAGAACCTAATGCAAGAAAGACAAGCAATGCCCAGAAAGCAGCCAAGTGACTTTTTTGATTATGTCCTGGAAGAACTTCAGAAAGAGGGAACAATACTCACGGAGGGAATCGCTCTGGATTTAATGTTTGTGCTACTTTTTGCCAGCTTTGAAACCACATCATTGGCTCTTACACTAGCCATGAAGTTTCTTTCAGATCATCCCAGGGTGCTGAAGCAACTCACGGTCTGTAAAATTCTACCTTTTTGGCTCTACTGTATAAGTGAACCAATAGCTCTTAAGTGCTGGCGAACTTTCCCTAAATCCTTATGCTTATGGCAGGAAGAGCATGAGACCATTCTTAGGAAAAGGGATGACGCTAGTTCCGGACTTTCATGGAAGGAGTACAAATCAATGACATATACATTTCAG TTCATAAATGAGACAGTAAGACTAGCAAATATAGTTCCAGGAATCTTCCGAAGAGCACTAAGAGACATCCAGTTCAAAGGTATGTACAACAGTATCGCTAGGCCTTCTAATATAACTAGGCTAATAAATTCATGCACAACTGGACGAAGCATAAAGCTCAATGTTAATGCAGGATACACCATACCAGCAGGATGGGCAGTTGTGGCATGTCCACCAGCTGTACACTTAAACCCCATGAAATATGAAGATCCTCTTTCATTCAATCCAGAAAGATGGGAG GGAATTGAAGTGAATGGTGCATCTAAACATTTCATGGCTTTTGGTGGTGGTATGAGATATTGTGTTGGAACAGACTTCACTAAAATCCAGATGGCCGTCTTTCTTCATTGCTTGGTTACTAAGTACAG GTGGCAAATAATCAAGGGAGGCAACATTGTTCGAACCCCTGGTCTACAATTTCCAGATGGCTTTCACATTCAGCTCAGGAAGAAAGATGCATTGAATCTGGAAGATGCATAA
- the LOC115746549 gene encoding cytochrome P450 87A3-like isoform X3, with protein sequence MWALSIGALIIISITHWVYRWRYPRCDGNLPPGSMGWPLLGETLQFFTPNTTHDIAPFIKERMERYGAIFRTSLVGRPVVVSTDPDFNYFIFLKEGHLFESWYPDTFTEIFGRQNVGSLHGFMYRYLKNMVLYLFGPESLKKMLPEVEEVAIRRLEQWSNQGKVEVKDATASMIFHLTTKKLISHDSESSSENLRANFDAFIKGLISFPLNMPGTAYHKCLQGRKNAMRMLQNLMQERQAMPRKQPSDFFDYVLEELQKEGTILTEGIALDLMFVLLFASFETTSLALTLAMKFLSDHPRVLKQLTEEHETILRKRDDASSGLSWKEYKSMTYTFQFINETVRLANIVPGIFRRALRDIQFKGYTIPAGWAVVACPPAVHLNPMKYEDPLSFNPERWEGIEVNGASKHFMAFGGGMRYCVGTDFTKIQMAVFLHCLVTKYRWQIIKGGNIVRTPGLQFPDGFHIQLRKKDALNLEDA encoded by the exons ATGTGGGCGTTGAGCATTGGAGCTTTGATCATTATAAGCATCACACACTGGGTCTACAGATGGAGATATCCCAGATGTGATGGAAACCTTCCGCCAGGTTCAATGGGGTGGCCACTTCTAGGCGAGACCCTTCAGTTCTTCACTCCAAACACAACTCATGACATTGCTCCATTCATCAAAGAGAGAATGGAGAG GTATGGGGCAATATTTCGTACCAGTTTGGTTGGTCGTCCAGTTGTAGTATCGACCGACCCGGATTTCAATTACTTCATCTTTCTAAAAGAAGGGCATTTGTTCGAGAGCTGGTATCCAGACACCTTCACGGAGATCTTTGGGCGACAGAATGTCGGTTCTTTGCATGGTTTTATGTACAGGTACCTCAAGAACATGGTGCTCTATCTCTTTGGCCCAGAAAGCCTCAAGAAGATGCTCCCTGAAGTTGAGGAAGTTGCAATTCGAAGGTTAGAGCAGTGGTCAAATCAGGGCAAAGTCGAAGTAAAAGATGCAACTGCAAGT ATGATATTTCATTTGACAACAAAGAAGCTGATAAGTCATGACTCGGAGAGCTCGTCAGAGAATCTGAGAGCGAATTTTGATGCCTTTATAAAGGGATTGATTTCCTTTCCACTAAATATGCCTGGAACAGCCTATCACAAATGTCTACAG GGCAGGAAAAACGCAATGAGAATGCTGCAGAACCTAATGCAAGAAAGACAAGCAATGCCCAGAAAGCAGCCAAGTGACTTTTTTGATTATGTCCTGGAAGAACTTCAGAAAGAGGGAACAATACTCACGGAGGGAATCGCTCTGGATTTAATGTTTGTGCTACTTTTTGCCAGCTTTGAAACCACATCATTGGCTCTTACACTAGCCATGAAGTTTCTTTCAGATCATCCCAGGGTGCTGAAGCAACTCACG GAAGAGCATGAGACCATTCTTAGGAAAAGGGATGACGCTAGTTCCGGACTTTCATGGAAGGAGTACAAATCAATGACATATACATTTCAG TTCATAAATGAGACAGTAAGACTAGCAAATATAGTTCCAGGAATCTTCCGAAGAGCACTAAGAGACATCCAGTTCAAAG GATACACCATACCAGCAGGATGGGCAGTTGTGGCATGTCCACCAGCTGTACACTTAAACCCCATGAAATATGAAGATCCTCTTTCATTCAATCCAGAAAGATGGGAG GGAATTGAAGTGAATGGTGCATCTAAACATTTCATGGCTTTTGGTGGTGGTATGAGATATTGTGTTGGAACAGACTTCACTAAAATCCAGATGGCCGTCTTTCTTCATTGCTTGGTTACTAAGTACAG GTGGCAAATAATCAAGGGAGGCAACATTGTTCGAACCCCTGGTCTACAATTTCCAGATGGCTTTCACATTCAGCTCAGGAAGAAAGATGCATTGAATCTGGAAGATGCATAA
- the LOC115746550 gene encoding phosphatidylinositol glycan anchor biosynthesis class U protein-like isoform X2: MVLLCYCWFSDLLLSKAFLACRIEGQPEHLLCSLLLVIADIVSALLIRSTGQSLHKSYVQHLEALDLFKFSEESGMLPSGDIAALVYLWNPFTIVACVGLSTSPIENLAILLALYGACKGLVPLAAFGWVLATHMSLYPAILIIPIILFLGYGPDAPPRKLFLQRSYRKCGTSSSSDQYRKTEDVTDPLELRINFSWRRVMQFLLWTFIWGIYFLLLCDISVKQYGGLSEMFKRTYGFILTVKDLSPNIGVLWYFFAEVFNFFRDFFLIVFHVNILFMILPLAIRLKHRPGFLAFVYLAISSMFKSYPSIGDSALYLGVVALFVNELADMNFSFFLFCGYVGVSLLSPVMHNLWIWRGTGNANFYFATAMAYACLQIVLVVESVSAMLNHDRKLRKITTAQLADGKS; this comes from the exons ATGGTTCTCCTTTGCTATTGCTGGTTCTCGGACCTCTTACTGTCAAAAG CTTTCTTGGCATGCAGAATTGAAGGGCAACCGGAGCATCTTCTATGCAG TCTACTACTTGTGATTGCAGATATTGTCAGTGCATTGCTTATTCGCTCAACTGGTCAGAGTCTGCACAAGTCATATGTCCAACATCTGGAAGCTCTGGATCTTTTCAAGTTTTCAGAAGAATCAG GGATGTTACCATCAGGAGACATTGCAGCCCTGGTATATCTGTGGAACCCTTTCACAATAGTTGCATGTGTGGGTCTATCGACATCCCCTATTGAAAATTTAGCAATCCTATTAGCCCTTTATGGTGCTTGTAAAG GACTGGTTCCCTTGGCAGCTTTTGGATGGGTCTTGGCTACCCACATGTCTCTTTATCCCGCAATACTTATAATTCCA ATTATTCTCTTCTTGGGGTACGGTCCAGATGCTCCTCCTAGGAAATTGTTCCTGCAAAGGAGTTACAGGAAATGTGGAACTAGTTCTTCCAGTGATCAGTATCGTAAAACAGAGGATGTGACAGACCCATTGGAACTCCGAATTAACTTCTCATGGAGACGAGTCATGCAATTCCTACTCTGGACTTTTATCTGGGGAATCtattttttgcttctttgtgaTATTTCTGTCAAGCAGTATGGTGGTCTTTCAGAGATGTTTAAAAG AACTTACGGTTTCATTCTCACCGTGAAGGACTTGTCTCCAAATATAGGTGTCTTATG GTACTTCTTTGCTGAAGTCTTTAACTTCTTCAGAGATTTTTTTCTTATAGTTTTCCATGTGAATATCTTGTTTATGATACTACCACTTGCCATACGGCTGAAACACCGACCTGGCTTTCTGGCTTTCGTGTATCTTGCAATCTCTTCAATGTTCAAATCCTATCCTTCA ATTGGAGATTCGGCTCTTTACTTGGGTGTAGTGGCTTTGTTCGTGAATGAATTGGCAG ACATgaacttctctttcttcctcttctgtGGATATGTTGGAGTGTCTCTCCTTAGCCCTGTCATGCACAACTTATGGATTTGGAGG GGCACTGGCAATGCAAACTTCTATTTTGCCACTGCTATGGCGTATGCTTGCTTGCAG ATTGTTTTGGTGGTGGAGAGTGTCAGTGCAATGCTCAACCATGACAGAAAGTTAAGAAAAATAACTACAGCGCAGCTAGCTGATGGCAAATCTTAG
- the LOC115746550 gene encoding phosphatidylinositol glycan anchor biosynthesis class U protein-like isoform X1 encodes MEERETMSSTTTKTKPKRSNSEFWIWFAASVAFRLVLIHLPKNLHLSSRPEVATPLTSIRRLAEGYWLKQSSMSPYAGSMYHGSPLLLLVLGPLTVKRIEGQPEHLLCSLLLVIADIVSALLIRSTGQSLHKSYVQHLEALDLFKFSEESGMLPSGDIAALVYLWNPFTIVACVGLSTSPIENLAILLALYGACKGLVPLAAFGWVLATHMSLYPAILIIPIILFLGYGPDAPPRKLFLQRSYRKCGTSSSSDQYRKTEDVTDPLELRINFSWRRVMQFLLWTFIWGIYFLLLCDISVKQYGGLSEMFKRTYGFILTVKDLSPNIGVLWYFFAEVFNFFRDFFLIVFHVNILFMILPLAIRLKHRPGFLAFVYLAISSMFKSYPSIGDSALYLGVVALFVNELADMNFSFFLFCGYVGVSLLSPVMHNLWIWRGTGNANFYFATAMAYACLQIVLVVESVSAMLNHDRKLRKITTAQLADGKS; translated from the exons atggaagagagagaaacgatgagctcgacgacgacgaagacgaaGCCCAAGCGTTCGAACTCGGAGTTTTGGATATGGTTCGCGGCGTCGGTCGCGTTCAGGCTCGTCCTCATTCACCTCCCCAAGAACCTCCACCTGTCCTCTCGCCCCGAGGTCGCCACTCCTCTCACCAGCATTCGCCGCC TTGCTGAAGGCTACTGGTTGAAGCAGTCGTCGATGTCCCCTTACGCAG GTTCCATGTATCATGGTTCTCCTTTGCTATTGCTGGTTCTCGGACCTCTTACTGTCAAAAG AATTGAAGGGCAACCGGAGCATCTTCTATGCAG TCTACTACTTGTGATTGCAGATATTGTCAGTGCATTGCTTATTCGCTCAACTGGTCAGAGTCTGCACAAGTCATATGTCCAACATCTGGAAGCTCTGGATCTTTTCAAGTTTTCAGAAGAATCAG GGATGTTACCATCAGGAGACATTGCAGCCCTGGTATATCTGTGGAACCCTTTCACAATAGTTGCATGTGTGGGTCTATCGACATCCCCTATTGAAAATTTAGCAATCCTATTAGCCCTTTATGGTGCTTGTAAAG GACTGGTTCCCTTGGCAGCTTTTGGATGGGTCTTGGCTACCCACATGTCTCTTTATCCCGCAATACTTATAATTCCA ATTATTCTCTTCTTGGGGTACGGTCCAGATGCTCCTCCTAGGAAATTGTTCCTGCAAAGGAGTTACAGGAAATGTGGAACTAGTTCTTCCAGTGATCAGTATCGTAAAACAGAGGATGTGACAGACCCATTGGAACTCCGAATTAACTTCTCATGGAGACGAGTCATGCAATTCCTACTCTGGACTTTTATCTGGGGAATCtattttttgcttctttgtgaTATTTCTGTCAAGCAGTATGGTGGTCTTTCAGAGATGTTTAAAAG AACTTACGGTTTCATTCTCACCGTGAAGGACTTGTCTCCAAATATAGGTGTCTTATG GTACTTCTTTGCTGAAGTCTTTAACTTCTTCAGAGATTTTTTTCTTATAGTTTTCCATGTGAATATCTTGTTTATGATACTACCACTTGCCATACGGCTGAAACACCGACCTGGCTTTCTGGCTTTCGTGTATCTTGCAATCTCTTCAATGTTCAAATCCTATCCTTCA ATTGGAGATTCGGCTCTTTACTTGGGTGTAGTGGCTTTGTTCGTGAATGAATTGGCAG ACATgaacttctctttcttcctcttctgtGGATATGTTGGAGTGTCTCTCCTTAGCCCTGTCATGCACAACTTATGGATTTGGAGG GGCACTGGCAATGCAAACTTCTATTTTGCCACTGCTATGGCGTATGCTTGCTTGCAG ATTGTTTTGGTGGTGGAGAGTGTCAGTGCAATGCTCAACCATGACAGAAAGTTAAGAAAAATAACTACAGCGCAGCTAGCTGATGGCAAATCTTAG
- the LOC115746549 gene encoding cytochrome P450 87A3-like isoform X2, with protein sequence MWALSIGALIIISITHWVYRWRYPRCDGNLPPGSMGWPLLGETLQFFTPNTTHDIAPFIKERMERYGAIFRTSLVGRPVVVSTDPDFNYFIFLKEGHLFESWYPDTFTEIFGRQNVGSLHGFMYRYLKNMVLYLFGPESLKKMLPEVEEVAIRRLEQWSNQGKVEVKDATASMIFHLTTKKLISHDSESSSENLRANFDAFIKGLISFPLNMPGTAYHKCLQGRKNAMRMLQNLMQERQAMPRKQPSDFFDYVLEELQKEGTILTEGIALDLMFVLLFASFETTSLALTLAMKFLSDHPRVLKQLTVCKILPFWLYCISEPIALKCWRTFPKSLCLWQEEHETILRKRDDASSGLSWKEYKSMTYTFQFINETVRLANIVPGIFRRALRDIQFKGYTIPAGWAVVACPPAVHLNPMKYEDPLSFNPERWEGIEVNGASKHFMAFGGGMRYCVGTDFTKIQMAVFLHCLVTKYRWQIIKGGNIVRTPGLQFPDGFHIQLRKKDALNLEDA encoded by the exons ATGTGGGCGTTGAGCATTGGAGCTTTGATCATTATAAGCATCACACACTGGGTCTACAGATGGAGATATCCCAGATGTGATGGAAACCTTCCGCCAGGTTCAATGGGGTGGCCACTTCTAGGCGAGACCCTTCAGTTCTTCACTCCAAACACAACTCATGACATTGCTCCATTCATCAAAGAGAGAATGGAGAG GTATGGGGCAATATTTCGTACCAGTTTGGTTGGTCGTCCAGTTGTAGTATCGACCGACCCGGATTTCAATTACTTCATCTTTCTAAAAGAAGGGCATTTGTTCGAGAGCTGGTATCCAGACACCTTCACGGAGATCTTTGGGCGACAGAATGTCGGTTCTTTGCATGGTTTTATGTACAGGTACCTCAAGAACATGGTGCTCTATCTCTTTGGCCCAGAAAGCCTCAAGAAGATGCTCCCTGAAGTTGAGGAAGTTGCAATTCGAAGGTTAGAGCAGTGGTCAAATCAGGGCAAAGTCGAAGTAAAAGATGCAACTGCAAGT ATGATATTTCATTTGACAACAAAGAAGCTGATAAGTCATGACTCGGAGAGCTCGTCAGAGAATCTGAGAGCGAATTTTGATGCCTTTATAAAGGGATTGATTTCCTTTCCACTAAATATGCCTGGAACAGCCTATCACAAATGTCTACAG GGCAGGAAAAACGCAATGAGAATGCTGCAGAACCTAATGCAAGAAAGACAAGCAATGCCCAGAAAGCAGCCAAGTGACTTTTTTGATTATGTCCTGGAAGAACTTCAGAAAGAGGGAACAATACTCACGGAGGGAATCGCTCTGGATTTAATGTTTGTGCTACTTTTTGCCAGCTTTGAAACCACATCATTGGCTCTTACACTAGCCATGAAGTTTCTTTCAGATCATCCCAGGGTGCTGAAGCAACTCACGGTCTGTAAAATTCTACCTTTTTGGCTCTACTGTATAAGTGAACCAATAGCTCTTAAGTGCTGGCGAACTTTCCCTAAATCCTTATGCTTATGGCAGGAAGAGCATGAGACCATTCTTAGGAAAAGGGATGACGCTAGTTCCGGACTTTCATGGAAGGAGTACAAATCAATGACATATACATTTCAG TTCATAAATGAGACAGTAAGACTAGCAAATATAGTTCCAGGAATCTTCCGAAGAGCACTAAGAGACATCCAGTTCAAAG GATACACCATACCAGCAGGATGGGCAGTTGTGGCATGTCCACCAGCTGTACACTTAAACCCCATGAAATATGAAGATCCTCTTTCATTCAATCCAGAAAGATGGGAG GGAATTGAAGTGAATGGTGCATCTAAACATTTCATGGCTTTTGGTGGTGGTATGAGATATTGTGTTGGAACAGACTTCACTAAAATCCAGATGGCCGTCTTTCTTCATTGCTTGGTTACTAAGTACAG GTGGCAAATAATCAAGGGAGGCAACATTGTTCGAACCCCTGGTCTACAATTTCCAGATGGCTTTCACATTCAGCTCAGGAAGAAAGATGCATTGAATCTGGAAGATGCATAA